One Porphyromonas pogonae genomic region harbors:
- the fusA gene encoding elongation factor G: MAEDKNLKLTRNIGIMAHIDAGKTTTSERILFYTGLTHKIGEVHDGGATMDWMEQEQERGITITSAATTTFWNYNDTRYKINLIDTPGHVDFTVEVERSLRILDGAVATFCAVGGVEPQSETVWRQADKYHVPRIGYVNKMDRSGANFFEVVRQLKDVLGANPCPIQIPVGSEESFKGVVDLVKMKAILWHDETMGAEYEEDTIPADLQAEAEEWRDKMLETLAEVDEVLMEKYFEDPSTITEDEIRSALRKGTLSMQINPMLCGSSFKNKGVQTLLDAVCAYLPSPADTPEIVGTDPRDPEVEIVRPTTPDAPLCALAFKIATDPYVGRLCFFRVYSGELPAGSYVYNSRSEKKERISRLFQMHSNKQNPKDVIGCGDIGAGVGFKDIRTGDTLCDENHPITLESMDFPDPVIGVAIEPKTQKDLDRLGTGLAKLAEEDPTFRVQTNDETGQTVISGMGELHLEIIIDRLRREFKVECNQGRPQVSYKEAITKPVELREVYKKQTGGRGKFADIIVRVEPADESFEGELQFVDEVKGGNVPKEFIPSVQKGFQRAMKNGVLAGYPLDKLKVTLIDGSFHPVDSDQLSFEICALQAFKNASAQAGPILMEPIMKLEVVTPEESMGDVIGDLNKRRGQVEGMESSRTGARIVKAKVPLSEMFGYVTSLRTITSGRATSTMSFSHYAEVSSSIAKQVLTEVDGRVDLIK; this comes from the coding sequence ATGGCTGAAGACAAAAACTTAAAACTCACCAGAAATATCGGTATCATGGCTCACATCGATGCCGGTAAGACTACAACGTCTGAGCGTATCCTGTTTTACACCGGTCTTACACACAAGATCGGCGAAGTGCATGATGGTGGTGCTACAATGGACTGGATGGAGCAAGAGCAAGAGCGTGGTATCACTATTACCTCTGCTGCTACAACTACCTTCTGGAACTATAACGATACCAGATATAAAATCAACTTGATTGATACTCCGGGACACGTTGACTTTACTGTAGAAGTAGAGCGTTCATTGCGTATCCTCGATGGTGCCGTAGCTACCTTCTGTGCTGTTGGTGGTGTAGAACCCCAAAGTGAAACGGTATGGCGCCAGGCTGATAAATATCATGTGCCACGTATCGGTTACGTAAACAAAATGGACCGCTCCGGTGCCAACTTCTTTGAAGTGGTGCGTCAGCTGAAAGACGTGTTGGGTGCTAATCCTTGTCCTATTCAGATACCTGTAGGTTCAGAAGAGTCATTCAAAGGTGTAGTAGATCTTGTTAAGATGAAAGCTATCCTATGGCACGACGAAACTATGGGTGCAGAATACGAAGAAGATACCATCCCCGCAGATCTTCAAGCTGAAGCCGAAGAGTGGAGAGATAAAATGCTCGAAACTTTGGCTGAAGTAGACGAGGTGTTGATGGAGAAATACTTCGAAGACCCTTCTACTATTACCGAAGACGAAATCCGCTCAGCTCTGCGTAAAGGAACTCTTTCTATGCAGATCAATCCTATGCTTTGCGGCTCTTCATTCAAAAATAAGGGCGTACAAACACTGCTCGACGCAGTTTGTGCATACCTCCCAAGCCCTGCCGATACCCCTGAAATCGTGGGTACAGATCCCCGTGACCCTGAAGTTGAGATCGTGCGTCCTACTACGCCCGATGCTCCTTTGTGCGCACTTGCGTTCAAGATTGCTACAGACCCCTATGTAGGTCGTTTGTGCTTCTTCCGTGTATACTCAGGTGAGCTGCCTGCAGGATCATACGTTTACAACTCAAGATCAGAGAAGAAAGAGCGTATCTCACGTCTCTTCCAGATGCACTCAAACAAGCAAAATCCTAAGGATGTAATTGGTTGCGGTGACATCGGTGCCGGTGTAGGTTTCAAAGATATTCGTACCGGTGATACCCTCTGTGATGAGAATCATCCTATTACACTTGAGTCTATGGACTTCCCCGATCCCGTTATCGGTGTAGCTATCGAGCCTAAGACTCAGAAAGACCTTGACCGTCTCGGTACAGGGTTGGCTAAGTTGGCCGAAGAAGATCCTACCTTCCGAGTACAGACCAATGACGAAACAGGTCAGACGGTAATCAGCGGTATGGGTGAGCTTCACCTTGAGATCATCATAGACCGTCTGCGTCGTGAGTTCAAGGTAGAGTGTAATCAGGGTCGTCCTCAGGTATCATACAAAGAAGCTATCACTAAGCCGGTAGAACTTCGTGAAGTGTACAAGAAACAGACCGGTGGTCGTGGTAAATTTGCCGATATCATCGTACGTGTGGAGCCTGCTGACGAAAGCTTCGAAGGCGAACTCCAGTTTGTAGACGAAGTAAAAGGCGGTAACGTGCCCAAGGAATTTATACCTTCTGTACAGAAAGGATTCCAGCGTGCCATGAAGAATGGTGTACTTGCAGGTTATCCTCTGGACAAACTGAAAGTAACGCTGATCGATGGTTCGTTCCACCCGGTTGACTCTGACCAGCTTTCGTTCGAAATCTGTGCATTGCAAGCATTCAAAAACGCATCGGCTCAGGCAGGTCCTATCCTTATGGAGCCTATCATGAAGCTTGAAGTGGTTACTCCGGAAGAAAGTATGGGTGACGTGATCGGTGACTTGAACAAGCGTCGCGGTCAGGTAGAAGGAATGGAAAGCAGCCGTACCGGTGCTCGCATCGTGAAGGCTAAAGTGCCCCTCTCAGAGATGTTTGGTTATGTAACTTCATTGCGTACCATTACTTCAGGTCGCGCTACTTCTACAATGAGCTTCTCTCATTATGCAGAAGTATCGTCTTCTATCGCTAAGCAAGTGCTTACAGAGGTAGATGGCCGCGTTGATTTGATTAAATAA
- the rpsL gene encoding 30S ribosomal protein S12 produces the protein MPTIQQLVRKGRETLVEKGKSPALDSCPQRRGVCVRVYTTTPKKPNSAMRKVARVRLTNSKEVNAYIPGEGHNLQEHSIVLVRGGRVKDLPGVRYHIVRGTLDTAGVNGRTQRRSKYGAKRPKPGQAAATGKKK, from the coding sequence ATGCCTACAATTCAACAGTTAGTTAGAAAAGGACGCGAAACATTGGTTGAGAAGGGTAAGAGTCCGGCTTTGGATTCATGTCCTCAACGTCGTGGAGTATGTGTACGTGTTTACACCACAACTCCTAAGAAGCCTAACTCTGCAATGCGTAAGGTAGCCCGTGTGCGCCTCACAAATTCAAAAGAAGTTAATGCTTACATCCCCGGAGAAGGCCACAACCTGCAAGAGCATAGCATCGTGTTGGTACGTGGCGGTCGTGTAAAAGACCTCCCCGGTGTACGTTATCACATTGTTCGCGGAACGCTTGATACTGCCGGTGTAAACGGTCGTACTCAAAGACGTTCGAAATACGGCGCTAAACGTCCTAAGCCCGGTCAGGCTGCTGCTACAGGTAAGAAGAAATAA
- the rplC gene encoding 50S ribosomal protein L3, giving the protein MPGLLGKKIGMTSVFSAEGKNLPCTVIEVGPCVVTQIKTLENDGYEAVQLGFSEAKEKNTSKPMKGHFQKASVAPMRHLAEFKGFENNQYKLGDVVNVDLFADALFVDVIGTSKGKGFQGVVKRHGFGGVGQATHGQHNRLRAPGSVGACSYPAKVFKGTRMAGQMGNERVTVQNLEVIKVMPEHNLLLVKGSVPGAKGSILKIEK; this is encoded by the coding sequence ATGCCAGGTTTATTAGGAAAGAAAATCGGAATGACATCCGTTTTCAGTGCCGAGGGAAAAAATCTTCCATGCACTGTTATCGAAGTTGGTCCTTGTGTGGTAACACAGATCAAGACTCTGGAAAATGACGGCTACGAAGCTGTACAGCTTGGATTTAGCGAAGCTAAAGAAAAGAACACTTCTAAGCCCATGAAAGGTCACTTTCAGAAAGCGTCTGTAGCTCCCATGAGACACTTGGCCGAGTTCAAAGGTTTTGAAAACAACCAGTACAAACTGGGTGATGTAGTCAATGTAGATCTCTTTGCCGATGCATTGTTTGTCGATGTTATCGGTACATCTAAGGGTAAGGGATTCCAAGGTGTTGTTAAGCGTCATGGCTTTGGTGGTGTAGGTCAAGCTACACACGGTCAGCACAACCGCCTTCGTGCTCCCGGTTCCGTTGGTGCTTGTTCATATCCTGCGAAAGTATTCAAAGGTACCCGCATGGCTGGTCAGATGGGTAATGAGCGTGTTACGGTACAGAACCTCGAAGTGATTAAAGTAATGCCCGAGCATAACCTTCTTCTTGTAAAAGGTAGCGTGCCCGGAGCTAAAGGTTCAATCTTGAAAATCGAAAAGTAA
- the rplD gene encoding 50S ribosomal protein L4: protein MELSVYNIKGEDTGRKVSLDDAIFAIEPNDHAIYLDVKQYLANQRQGTHKSKERSELSGSTRKLIRQKGGGGARRGDINSPVLVGGARVFGPRPRNYSFKLNKKLKSLARRSALAHKAKDGGIMVIENFSFEAPKTKDFLSMSSALQVADKKALFVFSDVNKNVALSARNLQNAKLINASQLHTYAVLDCKKLVVTEDALAVINEQFKA, encoded by the coding sequence ATGGAACTGAGTGTATATAACATCAAAGGCGAAGACACCGGACGTAAGGTAAGCCTCGATGATGCTATCTTCGCCATCGAACCTAACGATCACGCTATCTATTTGGACGTAAAGCAGTATCTTGCGAACCAACGCCAAGGTACTCACAAATCTAAAGAACGTAGCGAGCTGTCAGGAAGTACCCGCAAGCTGATCCGTCAAAAAGGTGGCGGTGGTGCCCGTCGTGGTGATATCAATTCTCCCGTATTGGTGGGTGGTGCCCGTGTATTCGGCCCTCGCCCTCGCAACTATAGCTTCAAGCTCAACAAGAAGCTCAAATCTTTAGCGCGTCGTTCTGCTTTGGCTCATAAAGCTAAAGATGGTGGCATCATGGTAATTGAAAACTTTAGCTTTGAAGCTCCTAAGACAAAAGATTTCTTATCTATGTCTTCAGCTCTTCAAGTTGCTGATAAGAAGGCATTGTTTGTATTCTCTGATGTAAACAAGAATGTAGCTCTTTCTGCTCGCAACTTGCAAAACGCAAAGTTAATCAACGCATCACAACTTCATACTTATGCAGTACTCGACTGCAAAAAGCTTGTAGTTACCGAAGATGCTCTTGCAGTTATCAACGAACAATTTAAGGCATAA
- the rpsJ gene encoding 30S ribosomal protein S10, with amino-acid sequence MSQKIRIKLKSYDHMLVDKSAEKIVKTVKTTGAVVSGPIPLPTHKRIFTVNRSTFVNKKSREQFELCSYKRLIDIHNSTADTVDALMKLELPSGVEVEIKV; translated from the coding sequence ATGAGCCAAAAAATTAGAATTAAATTAAAGTCTTACGATCATATGTTGGTTGACAAGTCAGCAGAAAAGATCGTTAAGACTGTAAAGACTACAGGTGCAGTAGTGAGCGGTCCCATACCGCTCCCTACTCACAAAAGAATCTTTACGGTGAACCGCTCAACGTTCGTAAACAAAAAGTCTCGCGAACAATTTGAGCTCTGCTCTTACAAGAGACTTATAGACATCCACAACTCTACTGCCGATACAGTGGACGCTCTGATGAAGTTGGAGTTGCCCAGCGGAGTAGAAGTGGAAATCAAAGTGTGA
- a CDS encoding SusC/RagA family TonB-linked outer membrane protein — protein sequence MKRTCLIIFMITMGFVQMFAQQRVLKGTVVSADAKEPLIGASVYISANDLKKAGVNSSLKGTTTDIDGKFAITVPDGVKHIYCSYIGYETIEVTLGSKNNIVIELKSNSGMLDAVVVTGYQNIEKRKLTAAVSQLKLSDEKLGPTMSVDHVLSGKIAGLQALNTSGTPGAPMKIRIRGTASLNGTQDPLWVLDGIPLEGTDIPKLENMNDINSIRQSSIAGINPADIDNINVLKDAAATAIYGARAANGVIVITTKKGKQGKAVINFSSKLTYSPRPSIDKLNLMNSDEKVGLELDLLKTNYVFNENKGEVSRIIQGANLLDKYKANGWNALTPEVQERINALRGINTNWNDIVFRDVFNQEYNINISGGTDKATYYNSVGYFKEDGNVHGVSAERLNLVSKINYKLNDVVSIANSVFINRRKSSSFVSDTYGYTNPLIYTRNANPYFKPYDDKGNYNYDYDIQAEERKDLKFNIFEERSNTKDERITNSLTNIFDLKLRFNDRFRASSQLGLQLDNESIEQEAYGETFTMRNIRLNSRYYDPSTKTYKFIIPEGGFHKENENKNRQVTWKSMLEYKQKLGDNHELEAMVGSEFRKTWYQTLYSIGYGFDPKTLTTKPLLFPDNEKGEKYLLHKKTYVENAYTSLFSTLSYSLFNRYTLGGSVRFDGSNLFGVDKRFQYVPLYSVSGVWRIINEPFMESAGWIDNLALRASYGVQGNIDKNTSPFLIGRYKNVSILPGGSEHMIEVSNAPNKKLRWEKTYSTNVGLDFSMLNQAVNMSIDYYYRKGVDLIGIQMLPLESGFTSSTINWASMINKGVEFSLSTRNVTTRNFSWYTNFNIAYNYNKVLKEAIPGNQTTPSREGYPVGAIFAYKTAGLDKDGYILFKNPKGETVTLKQLYRLVDPEWGFPMATSDVTPEEERSFYQYIGSSEPPVTGGFTNTFNYKNWSLSVNCIFNINGYVKTKPPYEIVDYDRGKNTNRDILSRWTPANTASNLPALIAQDKRTDEYYWYFTNNQIYRNLDIWVKKQSYLRVNDIALSYALPETATKFLHVQKLNIGLQGRNLFVLSTDFRNYLSPETMGNIYAAPIPKSLTFNMNITF from the coding sequence ATGAAAAGGACTTGTCTGATCATCTTTATGATCACCATGGGGTTTGTGCAGATGTTTGCCCAGCAACGAGTGCTCAAAGGTACCGTTGTATCGGCCGATGCCAAAGAGCCTCTTATTGGAGCATCGGTATATATCTCCGCAAATGACTTGAAAAAAGCGGGTGTAAATTCCAGTCTGAAAGGAACCACCACGGACATAGACGGCAAATTCGCTATCACTGTACCCGACGGTGTGAAACACATCTATTGCAGCTACATCGGCTATGAGACCATAGAAGTGACCTTGGGCAGTAAAAACAATATTGTTATAGAACTCAAGTCAAACTCAGGCATGCTTGATGCTGTAGTGGTAACGGGTTACCAAAACATTGAGAAGAGAAAACTCACGGCAGCCGTATCACAGCTCAAGCTCTCGGACGAAAAACTGGGGCCGACTATGAGTGTAGACCATGTGCTCAGCGGCAAGATAGCAGGTTTGCAGGCGCTCAACACATCGGGCACACCCGGTGCACCCATGAAGATACGTATCCGTGGTACGGCTTCGCTCAACGGTACTCAGGATCCATTGTGGGTACTTGACGGTATCCCTTTGGAAGGCACTGATATTCCTAAGCTGGAAAACATGAACGATATCAACAGTATACGTCAGTCTTCCATCGCAGGCATCAACCCTGCCGACATTGACAACATCAACGTACTCAAAGACGCTGCGGCTACTGCTATCTACGGTGCACGTGCTGCCAACGGCGTTATCGTGATTACTACAAAAAAGGGTAAGCAAGGTAAAGCTGTTATCAATTTCTCAAGCAAACTCACCTATTCTCCCCGCCCCTCCATCGACAAGCTCAACCTGATGAACTCGGATGAGAAGGTAGGGCTCGAGCTTGACCTCCTGAAAACAAACTACGTCTTCAACGAGAACAAAGGCGAGGTATCACGCATCATCCAAGGTGCCAATCTACTGGACAAATACAAAGCCAACGGGTGGAACGCTCTTACACCGGAGGTGCAAGAGCGTATCAATGCTCTACGCGGTATCAATACCAATTGGAATGATATCGTATTCCGTGATGTATTCAATCAGGAGTACAACATCAATATCTCCGGCGGTACCGACAAAGCTACTTATTACAACTCGGTCGGTTACTTCAAGGAAGACGGTAATGTGCACGGCGTGAGTGCTGAGCGTCTCAACCTCGTGAGCAAGATCAATTATAAACTCAACGATGTCGTTTCTATAGCCAACTCGGTGTTTATAAACCGTCGCAAGAGCAGTAGCTTCGTAAGCGATACCTACGGCTATACCAACCCCCTGATCTATACACGCAACGCCAATCCGTACTTCAAGCCTTATGATGATAAAGGTAATTACAACTACGACTATGACATACAAGCGGAAGAACGGAAAGACCTCAAGTTTAATATCTTTGAAGAAAGATCAAACACCAAGGACGAACGTATCACCAACTCTCTGACCAACATATTTGATCTAAAGCTACGGTTCAATGATCGGTTCAGAGCATCATCACAACTGGGCTTACAGCTCGACAACGAAAGCATTGAACAAGAAGCTTACGGCGAAACTTTCACCATGAGAAATATTCGTCTCAACAGTCGCTACTACGACCCTTCTACTAAGACGTACAAATTCATCATACCCGAAGGCGGATTTCACAAAGAGAACGAGAATAAAAACAGACAGGTCACTTGGAAGAGCATGCTCGAGTACAAGCAGAAGTTGGGTGACAACCACGAACTCGAGGCAATGGTAGGTAGTGAGTTTCGTAAAACATGGTACCAAACACTATACTCTATAGGATATGGCTTCGATCCCAAGACGCTTACCACGAAACCTCTCCTCTTCCCCGACAATGAGAAAGGCGAAAAGTATCTTCTCCATAAGAAAACCTATGTAGAGAATGCTTATACTTCACTATTCTCCACCCTATCCTATTCACTTTTCAATCGCTATACACTTGGTGGCAGCGTACGTTTCGACGGCTCCAACCTCTTCGGTGTGGACAAGCGCTTCCAGTATGTGCCGCTCTATTCGGTGAGCGGTGTGTGGCGTATTATCAACGAACCATTTATGGAGTCTGCGGGATGGATAGACAACCTTGCCCTCAGAGCATCGTACGGTGTGCAGGGTAATATCGACAAGAACACCTCGCCGTTCCTCATCGGTCGTTACAAAAACGTAAGCATCCTGCCCGGTGGTAGTGAGCACATGATAGAGGTGAGCAATGCACCGAACAAGAAACTTCGTTGGGAGAAAACGTATTCCACCAACGTAGGGCTCGACTTCTCCATGCTCAACCAAGCGGTGAATATGAGCATCGACTACTACTACCGCAAAGGTGTAGATCTGATAGGTATACAGATGCTGCCACTTGAGAGCGGATTCACTTCCAGCACCATCAACTGGGCCAGTATGATCAACAAAGGTGTGGAGTTTAGCTTGTCTACAAGAAACGTCACCACACGTAACTTCTCCTGGTACACCAATTTCAATATCGCCTACAACTACAATAAAGTACTCAAAGAAGCTATCCCCGGTAACCAGACGACACCCAGTCGTGAGGGCTACCCTGTGGGAGCAATATTTGCTTACAAAACGGCAGGACTTGACAAAGACGGCTACATCCTCTTCAAAAACCCTAAAGGCGAAACCGTTACCCTCAAGCAACTCTACCGCCTTGTGGATCCGGAATGGGGCTTCCCCATGGCTACCAGCGACGTAACCCCCGAGGAAGAGCGTAGCTTCTACCAGTACATCGGCTCCTCAGAGCCTCCTGTTACAGGCGGATTTACCAATACGTTCAACTATAAAAACTGGTCTCTCTCTGTCAACTGCATTTTCAACATCAACGGCTATGTAAAGACCAAGCCCCCCTATGAGATTGTAGACTATGACAGAGGTAAAAATACCAATAGAGATATCCTCAGTCGCTGGACACCTGCCAATACAGCTTCTAATCTGCCGGCACTCATCGCTCAGGACAAGCGTACCGACGAGTATTACTGGTATTTCACCAACAACCAGATCTACCGCAACCTCGACATCTGGGTGAAAAAGCAAAGCTATCTGCGTGTCAATGATATCGCATTGTCATATGCCCTACCGGAGACCGCTACAAAGTTCCTTCATGTCCAGAAGCTCAATATCGGCTTACAAGGACGCAATCTCTTTGTCTTGAGTACAGACTTCCGCAATTACCTCTCACCGGAGACGATGGGCAACATATATGCGGCTCCTATACCCAAGTCATTGACATTTAATATGAACATAACATTCTAA
- the rpsG gene encoding 30S ribosomal protein S7, whose product MRKAKPKKRQVLPDPVFGDVKVTKFVNHLMYDGKKSTAFDIFYTALEVVKAKISDDEKSPLEIWKAALDNITPQVEVKSRRIGGATFQVPTEIRPERKESISMKNLILFARKRGGKSMSDKLAAEIVDAFNSQGAAFKRKEDMHRMAEANRAFAHFRF is encoded by the coding sequence ATGAGAAAAGCAAAACCCAAGAAAAGACAGGTATTACCTGATCCGGTGTTTGGTGATGTTAAGGTGACTAAGTTTGTTAATCACCTGATGTACGACGGAAAGAAGAGTACTGCTTTCGATATTTTTTATACCGCTTTGGAGGTGGTAAAGGCAAAGATTTCGGACGATGAGAAGAGTCCGCTTGAAATCTGGAAAGCAGCATTGGACAATATTACTCCGCAAGTAGAAGTTAAGTCTCGCCGAATCGGTGGTGCAACCTTCCAGGTTCCTACTGAAATTCGTCCTGAAAGAAAAGAGTCAATCTCTATGAAGAACCTGATTCTTTTTGCCCGCAAGCGTGGCGGCAAGTCAATGTCAGATAAATTGGCTGCTGAAATTGTGGACGCATTTAATAGTCAAGGTGCTGCGTTCAAGCGCAAAGAAGATATGCACCGTATGGCTGAAGCTAACCGTGCATTCGCACACTTTAGATTCTAA
- a CDS encoding zinc-dependent metalloprotease → MAQVSKSKIKKTAKKDTTTSKKDSVSKDEDAYKKITGKDSAVEKGLFNVYQNKEDYYFEIPTRLLHRDMLVVNKLERVPMELNEAGVNRGVNYQNQLIRFELDKKAGKLLIRQERPLPVSPEKDAITGSVQDNFISPLIAGFKIEAYSPDSTSVFVKVNEIYNGNKTSINNVFDNINLGTSADSNLSRILSIRSFKNNIAARSELTTTVHEGMTKVNVTVEVVSSIVLLPEKPMIGRYDNQKVGYFTSDRLSFSDSQQRVSRKKLITRWRLEPKAGEEQKYLAGELVEPAKPIVFYIDKATPNKWKPYIKKGIESWNMAFEKAGFKHAVQARFALDSLTDKDNDADISQIIYAASEKSNAMGPSILDPRSGEIIEADIMWWHNVLAMLQEWITVQTGPINPAARKAVIPDSIMGEAIQFVLCHEVGHSLGLRHNMIASWAYPTDSLRSKTFTDRVNSTSASIMDYARFNYVAQPGDGVTKLCPQLGEYDMFAIEYGYRWYGKKNPDEEKTILHNYLTAHNKRVYKYSEAQDPRDAVDPRAQMEDLGDNPVKSSRYGIANLKIVINNVIKWTTTGEQGQTYEEASRLYYGVVNQWNNYLYHAMANIGGIYIENTVVGDKVPTYTFVEKHKQKESLRFLLDEIFTYPEWLFSPEIAKYTYFQKNTPNGMVENSPSKIYKNAQGFIFWDLLSDNRMMRMLENEAENGKHKAFTLEDMMDMLHKHIFAKTIRGRSLNVADRYTQKGFVDALITAAAYSEGVKINKKLVYDKDVEAILFRKPACCEFHASHHNNGDRMAEKRTLSFYGSQINRISDAISVKRGELLRIKNLINNRIKSGDLATYYHYRDLLLRIDTALGIQ, encoded by the coding sequence ATGGCGCAAGTATCCAAGTCGAAAATCAAAAAGACCGCCAAAAAAGACACTACAACATCCAAAAAGGACTCTGTAAGTAAAGACGAAGATGCCTATAAAAAAATCACAGGCAAAGACAGCGCTGTGGAAAAAGGCTTATTCAACGTCTATCAGAACAAGGAGGATTATTACTTTGAAATCCCCACCCGACTCCTGCACCGTGACATGCTTGTGGTAAATAAGCTGGAGCGTGTGCCCATGGAGCTCAACGAAGCTGGGGTAAACCGCGGGGTAAATTATCAGAACCAGCTGATTCGCTTCGAGCTGGACAAGAAAGCCGGCAAGCTACTCATCCGACAGGAACGCCCCCTGCCCGTATCACCGGAGAAGGACGCTATTACGGGATCGGTACAAGACAATTTTATATCACCGCTGATCGCAGGGTTCAAAATAGAAGCTTACAGCCCGGACTCCACCAGCGTATTTGTCAAGGTCAACGAGATATACAATGGCAACAAGACGAGTATCAACAATGTGTTTGATAATATCAACCTGGGCACTTCGGCGGATAGCAACCTGTCACGCATCTTATCTATAAGAAGTTTCAAAAACAACATTGCCGCACGCTCAGAGCTCACTACCACGGTACATGAGGGTATGACCAAGGTAAACGTAACGGTGGAGGTGGTATCATCCATTGTGTTACTGCCGGAGAAGCCCATGATCGGACGTTATGACAATCAGAAGGTGGGCTATTTCACAAGCGACAGGCTGAGTTTCAGCGACAGCCAGCAACGAGTGAGCCGTAAGAAACTCATCACTCGCTGGAGATTGGAGCCCAAGGCGGGAGAGGAACAGAAATACTTGGCAGGAGAGCTCGTAGAGCCAGCCAAGCCTATTGTATTCTATATCGACAAGGCCACCCCCAACAAATGGAAGCCTTACATCAAGAAAGGTATAGAGAGCTGGAATATGGCGTTCGAAAAAGCAGGCTTCAAACATGCCGTTCAGGCTCGGTTCGCATTGGATAGCCTCACGGATAAGGACAATGATGCGGATATTTCACAAATCATATATGCTGCATCAGAGAAGAGCAATGCCATGGGGCCATCGATCTTGGATCCAAGATCGGGAGAGATCATAGAGGCAGACATCATGTGGTGGCACAATGTACTGGCTATGCTACAAGAGTGGATCACGGTACAGACAGGCCCTATCAACCCTGCTGCAAGAAAAGCCGTTATCCCCGACTCTATCATGGGCGAGGCCATACAGTTTGTACTGTGTCATGAGGTAGGACACTCATTGGGCTTACGTCATAATATGATAGCTTCATGGGCTTACCCTACAGATTCGCTCCGCTCCAAGACGTTTACAGATCGTGTGAACTCTACCTCCGCTTCTATCATGGACTATGCGCGATTCAACTATGTGGCTCAGCCCGGCGATGGTGTGACCAAGCTTTGCCCCCAACTGGGAGAATACGATATGTTTGCCATAGAATACGGCTATCGCTGGTATGGCAAGAAGAACCCTGATGAGGAGAAGACCATCCTGCACAACTACCTTACGGCTCATAACAAGCGTGTCTATAAATACAGTGAGGCGCAAGACCCGCGCGACGCTGTAGATCCGCGCGCACAGATGGAGGATCTGGGAGATAATCCTGTGAAATCATCACGCTATGGTATTGCCAACCTCAAGATCGTAATAAACAATGTAATCAAATGGACTACCACCGGAGAACAGGGACAGACCTACGAAGAGGCATCACGCCTATATTACGGAGTGGTGAACCAATGGAACAACTACCTCTATCATGCCATGGCCAACATCGGTGGTATATATATAGAAAACACTGTGGTAGGAGACAAGGTACCGACTTACACGTTTGTGGAAAAGCACAAGCAAAAGGAGTCGCTCCGCTTCCTGTTGGATGAGATATTCACTTATCCCGAGTGGCTTTTCAGCCCTGAGATAGCAAAGTATACCTATTTCCAAAAGAATACTCCCAACGGCATGGTAGAGAACTCTCCATCCAAAATATACAAGAATGCACAAGGCTTTATCTTCTGGGACCTACTGTCGGACAACCGCATGATGCGTATGCTCGAAAACGAGGCAGAGAACGGCAAGCACAAGGCTTTTACGCTGGAAGATATGATGGATATGTTGCACAAACATATCTTTGCAAAGACAATACGCGGGCGCTCGCTCAACGTAGCTGACCGCTATACTCAGAAGGGGTTTGTAGATGCACTCATCACCGCTGCCGCATACAGCGAAGGCGTGAAGATCAATAAGAAGCTCGTTTACGACAAAGATGTGGAAGCAATACTCTTCCGTAAGCCGGCATGTTGCGAATTTCATGCGTCTCACCACAACAATGGAGATCGCATGGCGGAGAAACGCACCTTGAGCTTCTATGGCTCACAAATCAACCGCATATCGGATGCGATATCCGTGAAGCGGGGTGAGTTGCTGCGAATCAAGAATCTGATCAACAACCGCATCAAATCAGGAGATCTCGCTACGTACTATCACTACAGAGACCTTCTTTTGAGAATAGATACAGCATTAGGTATTCAATAA